Genomic DNA from Methanothermobacter thermautotrophicus:
ATGCACCTATAATACCGGTATCTGCTCAACAGGGCGCCAACATTGATATTCTCATCGAAACCATTGAGGAGAGAATCAAAACTCCTGAGAGGGATGTTGATAAACCTGCCAGGATGTACGTTGCCAGGTCCTTTGATATAAACAAACCTGGCGCAGACCCTGAACACCTTGCAGGAGGAGTTATAGGGGGCTCACTGGTCCAGGGCAGGCTCAGGGTTGGAGACGAGATAGAGATAAGACCCGGCATACAGGTCAAGAAGGACGGTAAGCAGTCCTGGATGAGTCTGCACTCCACCGTCACAGGCCTCGTTGCCGGTGGAGAGGAGATGGAAGAGGTTGGACCCGGCGGACTCGTGGGTGTCGGGACACTCCTGGATCCAGCCCTCACCAAGGCGGACTCACTCTCAGGGTCAGTTGCCGGGGAGCCAGGCACACTGCCACCTGTAAGGCACTCATTCACAATGGAGACACACCTCCTTGAGAGGGTTGTCGGTACCAAGGAGGAGACCAAGGTGGAACCCATAAAGACAGGGGAACCCCTCATGATAAACGTGGGTACCACAACCACCGTGGGTGTTGTCAAATCTGCCAGGGCAGATGATGCTGACGTGGTCCTCAAACTCCCTGCATGCGCAGAGGAGGGTCAGAGGATAGCCCTCTCCAGGCGTGTTGGTGCAAGATGGAGGCTGATAGGATATGGTATCATCAAATAGGGTGGTCATAGACACCAATTTTTTATGATACCCTACCAGTTCAGAGTCGACATCGTATCCGAGCTCCGGAGACTCTTCCCAAAACAGGACATTCTTGTCCCATCCTTCGTCATGGGGGAACTTGAAGGTATAAAGAGGCATTCAGGCGGCGATGCGAGGATAGCCGCGTCCATTGGGATGGCACTCGCAAATAAACCCCCCTTCAGGGTTGTTGAGGAGGAACTCCTTGAAGGCGAAACTGTTGACGATGCGCTTCTCCGGATCTCAGATGTCCTCTGCACCAGCGACCGGGAACTCAGAAGAAGGGCAAGGTCGAGGGGGATACCCGTTGTTTATCTGAGGCAGAAAAGATATCTTGAAGTGGATGGGCATATATTGGAGTAGGAGGTTTACTACTATGAATCTTTGGAAAGATATTGAACCGGGACCATCAGTACCCGAGGTTGTCTATGCAGTTGTTGAAATACCAAAGGGTTCAAGGAACAAATATGAATACCACAAGGATCTTCAGGCATTTGCCCTTGACAGGGTACTATACTCAACAGTATTCTACCCTGCAGAGTACGGTATAATACCACGGACGCTCTACGATGATGGTGACCCCATGGACATCCTTGTACTCATGGATGAACCAACATTCCCGGGGTGCATAATAGAGTCAAGGCCCATCGGTCTTTTAAGGATGATCGATGGGGGCGACCAGGACGATAAGATCCTGGCAGTGCCTGTGGCTGACCCACACTTCACCGATGTAAAGGACATCTCAGACATACCGGAGCATAACCTCAAGGAGATAGCAAACTTCTTTGAGACCTACAAGAAACTCGAAGGTAAAAAAACAGAGATAATCGGATGGGAGGGCGCTGAAAAGGCATTTGAAGCAGTCAACCACTCCATAGAACTCTACAGTGAAAAATACATGGAGTAATTCTTTAATGGGGGATCCCATTGTATTATGTAACACAGATTGTTGATACAGTCAGAATACCTCCAGACCGCTTTGAGGAGCCACTGGAGGAGGTCGCCATAGAGGTTCTAAACGAGACCTACGTTGGGAGGATGGACAGGAACCTCGGGCAGCTGATAACCGTCAAAGAGATAGAAGAGATAGGTATAGGGAAGGTTATAATGGGTGACGGTGCTGCCTACCATGAGGTGACCTTCACAGCCCTCTTCTTCAAACCTGAACTCCACGAAATCGTTGAGGGTGAAGTGATAGAGATAGCAGAGTTCGGAGCCTTCGTGCGCATAGGCCCTGTGGACGGTCTGGTGCACGTTTCACAGGTAACCGATGACTACATAACCTACGACCCCAAGAAGGGCTCCCTCACAGGTAAGGAGTCAGGAAGACGCCTCGACGAGGGCGACCTTGTAAGGGCGAGGATAGTGGCCCTCAGCCTCAAGGGCCGAAGGGAGGGCGTAAAGGTGGGCCTCACCATGAGGCAGCCTGGCCTTGGAAAATTTGAATGGATTGAAGAAGAGAAGAGGAAGAGTAAAAAATGACTGAGAAGGCATGCACAAGGTGTAAGAGAATCACCAGTGACGAAAGATGCCCGGTCTGCAATGTCCCGGCATCCACCAACTGGAGCGGACTCCTCATAATAATCGATCCAGACAAATCAGATATAGCCAGGGAGCTCAACATAACCCTGCCTGGTGAATATGCGCTGAGGGTCAGATAGTGTACATACTGCCAGAGGAACTTAGGGCGGAGCTCAAGAGGCCACTTGGAGAGCTCCACAGATCATTCAGTGACGTTGATGTTGGGGACTCATTCCTCATAACCGTTGGTGACGTCACAACACGCAATGCACTGGAGCATGGCCTTAAACCCGATGTCAGCATAATAGATAACAGGATCCAGAGAAGGGACTCTGAACATGAATTCAGGGATACAGCAACCATTCTCAGATCCAGGAACCCGCCGGGTACAGTGACAGAGAGCCTCTGGAAATCCATCGAAGAGGCCATAGAGGGCGCCACAGGAAGAGGAGAGCGCTTCATGATAGTTGTTGACGGCGAGGAGGACCTTGCCGTTTTACCATCAATAATTCTCGCCCCACCCGACACAGTGATCCTCTACGGACAACCAGATGAGGGCGTTGTGCTGGTGAGGGCCGGTGAAACATCCAGTAAGGCTGAAGAACTCATGAAAAAATTTGAGGAGGCATAAAATGGAAATTAACATAATCGAGGAAAAGGAAAACCCACTCTTAAACAGGAAGGAGATAAGGTTTGAATGCTTATACGAGGGTGAATCAACCCCAAAGGTCCTTGAAGTTAAGAACAAACTCGTTGCAATGCTTGACGCTGATAAGGACCTTCTCGTGGTTGACAAGATCGACCAGGGTTTCGGTGAACCGAGGGCAGCAGGATATGCCAAGATCTATGAGTCAGCTGAGAAACTCGCCGAGATAGAACCTGAACACGTAATAAAGAAGAACACTGAGGCATCAGAGGAAGAGGAGGAGGAATAGATGAAAAAATTTGAGCTCTACGAGGTCAAGGACGGTAAACTCGTTAGGAAGAACCCCTTCTGCGTAAGGTGCTCAAACGGTGTCTTCATGGCAGACCATGGGGACAGGTACGCCTGCGGTAAATGCGGATACACCGAATGGAAAAACAGGGAATAGGTGGAAACTTGAACCTGAGGGCTGGGAGATTGAATAGGGGCATGGAGGATGAGGCCGCCGAGTTCACCTCGTCCCTGACATTTGACCACCACATATTTGAGGCCGACATCGAGTGTAACATGGCCCATACACGCATGCTGGCCCATGAGGGTATAATCCCTGAGGAAGTGGCCGCTAAAATCATAGAAGCCCTTGAGAACCTCAGGGAGGAGGGTATCGAGGCCCTCGACATGGACCCGTCCGTCGAGGACATACACATGGCCCTCGAGAACTACGTCACGGCCAGGATCGGTGAAGAGGCAGGATTCATGCACACAGGCAAATCCCGTAACGATCAGGTCGCAACCGATCTCAGACTGGCCCTCAGGGATAGGATAAGGACCATAAGCCTTGAACTCCTTGATTTTATTGACAGGATCTCAGACCTTGCCCTTGATCACACCGAGACAGTCATGGTGGGCTACACCCACCTTCAGCATGCCCAGCCAACAACCCTCGGCCACCACCTCATGGCCTACGCCAGCTCCCTCAGGAGGGACTACGAGAGGCTCCAGGACACACTTAAGAGGGTTGACCAGAACCCCCTGGGATCCGCTGCCATGACAACAACCAGCTTCCCCATAAACAGGGAACTCACAACTAGGCTCCTTGGGTTCTCAGATTACATGAAAAACTCCATGGACGCCGTCAGTGCAAGGGACTTTATAGCAGAGACGGTATTCGACCTCTCAATGCTGGCAGTGAACCTCAGCAGGATCGCAGAGGAGATGATACTCTGGAGCACCTACGAGTTTGGAATCTTGGAGATACCCGATGAGTTTTCATCAACATCATCCATCATGCCCCAGAAGAAGAACCCTGATGTTGCTGAGATAGCCCGTGCAAAGACCTCCACCGTCCAGGGAGAACTTGTAGCCATCCTTGGAATCATGAAGGCACTCCCCTACACCTACAACAGGGACCTCCAGGAGATAACACCCCACCTCTGGAGGGCCGTAGACACGACACACTCAATGATCAGGGTTGTAAGGGGGATGCTACTGGACATCAGGGTTAACAGGGAGCGGGCCCTTGAACTTGCGGGTGCCAACTTCGCAACAGCCACAGACCTTGCAGACATCATAGTGCGTGAGCGGGGCCTACCCTTCAGGGTGGCCCACAGGATAGTGGGAAGGCTCGTTACGAGGGCCATTGAGGACGGTCTTGAACCAGGTGATGTGGATTCCGCTTACCTCGATGAGGTCAGCATGGAAGTCACAGGGAGAAAACTTGAACTTAACCCCGAACTTGTTGAGAGGGCCCTGGACCCCCTTGAGAACGTCAGGATGAGGAGGATACCCGGTGGACCCGCCCCGGAGATGGTTAAGGTGGCGGTTGAGGAGATGAAGTCCTTCGTTGAATCTGAGAGGGCGGAGGATTGATATTCTATCGAGATTTTCCAGAAATGGTTTCCTTTAATTCCTATGGGACCTTCCCGGCGATTTAAGCTAGATGATTTTTATTTATCTGAAGCATTTTTACTGAGGATCTTAGCAGGTTCAGCCTATTTTTTTCATTTATCTGACCATTTTCCAGAAATTTTTATATATCCTTTTTGACAGATAATTATTACATGGAATCTGAAAACGAAAACAGGATAGTGGGACTCCTTGCAGTGCTGATAGGTATACTGATGATAATCTACCCCCAGCTGGTTGGCTACCTCGTGGGAATATTCCTCATAATCTACGGGGTACTTAAGAT
This window encodes:
- the eif2g gene encoding translation initiation factor IF-2 subunit gamma, with the translated sequence MKNQSEINIGLVGHVDHGKTTLTKALSGVWTDTHSEETKRGISIRLGYADITFRKCPQCEAPMCYTTAEICERCGTETELLRKVSFVDAPGHETLMATMLSGAALMDGAILVIAANEPCPQPQTKEHLMALDVIGVKDVIVVQNKIDIVSKERALESYREIKEFVKGTCAEDAPIIPVSAQQGANIDILIETIEERIKTPERDVDKPARMYVARSFDINKPGADPEHLAGGVIGGSLVQGRLRVGDEIEIRPGIQVKKDGKQSWMSLHSTVTGLVAGGEEMEEVGPGGLVGVGTLLDPALTKADSLSGSVAGEPGTLPPVRHSFTMETHLLERVVGTKEETKVEPIKTGEPLMINVGTTTTVGVVKSARADDADVVLKLPACAEEGQRIALSRRVGARWRLIGYGIIK
- a CDS encoding PIN domain-containing protein yields the protein MIPYQFRVDIVSELRRLFPKQDILVPSFVMGELEGIKRHSGGDARIAASIGMALANKPPFRVVEEELLEGETVDDALLRISDVLCTSDRELRRRARSRGIPVVYLRQKRYLEVDGHILE
- a CDS encoding inorganic diphosphatase encodes the protein MNLWKDIEPGPSVPEVVYAVVEIPKGSRNKYEYHKDLQAFALDRVLYSTVFYPAEYGIIPRTLYDDGDPMDILVLMDEPTFPGCIIESRPIGLLRMIDGGDQDDKILAVPVADPHFTDVKDISDIPEHNLKEIANFFETYKKLEGKKTEIIGWEGAEKAFEAVNHSIELYSEKYME
- the rpoE gene encoding DNA-directed RNA polymerase, whose translation is MYYVTQIVDTVRIPPDRFEEPLEEVAIEVLNETYVGRMDRNLGQLITVKEIEEIGIGKVIMGDGAAYHEVTFTALFFKPELHEIVEGEVIEIAEFGAFVRIGPVDGLVHVSQVTDDYITYDPKKGSLTGKESGRRLDEGDLVRARIVALSLKGRREGVKVGLTMRQPGLGKFEWIEEEKRKSKK
- the spt4 gene encoding transcription elongation factor subunit Spt4, which gives rise to MTEKACTRCKRITSDERCPVCNVPASTNWSGLLIIIDPDKSDIARELNITLPGEYALRVR
- a CDS encoding GTP-dependent dephospho-CoA kinase family protein, with the translated sequence MYILPEELRAELKRPLGELHRSFSDVDVGDSFLITVGDVTTRNALEHGLKPDVSIIDNRIQRRDSEHEFRDTATILRSRNPPGTVTESLWKSIEEAIEGATGRGERFMIVVDGEEDLAVLPSIILAPPDTVILYGQPDEGVVLVRAGETSSKAEELMKKFEEA
- a CDS encoding 30S ribosomal protein S24e encodes the protein MEINIIEEKENPLLNRKEIRFECLYEGESTPKVLEVKNKLVAMLDADKDLLVVDKIDQGFGEPRAAGYAKIYESAEKLAEIEPEHVIKKNTEASEEEEEE
- a CDS encoding 30S ribosomal protein S27ae translates to MKKFELYEVKDGKLVRKNPFCVRCSNGVFMADHGDRYACGKCGYTEWKNRE
- the argH gene encoding argininosuccinate lyase; amino-acid sequence: MNLRAGRLNRGMEDEAAEFTSSLTFDHHIFEADIECNMAHTRMLAHEGIIPEEVAAKIIEALENLREEGIEALDMDPSVEDIHMALENYVTARIGEEAGFMHTGKSRNDQVATDLRLALRDRIRTISLELLDFIDRISDLALDHTETVMVGYTHLQHAQPTTLGHHLMAYASSLRRDYERLQDTLKRVDQNPLGSAAMTTTSFPINRELTTRLLGFSDYMKNSMDAVSARDFIAETVFDLSMLAVNLSRIAEEMILWSTYEFGILEIPDEFSSTSSIMPQKKNPDVAEIARAKTSTVQGELVAILGIMKALPYTYNRDLQEITPHLWRAVDTTHSMIRVVRGMLLDIRVNRERALELAGANFATATDLADIIVRERGLPFRVAHRIVGRLVTRAIEDGLEPGDVDSAYLDEVSMEVTGRKLELNPELVERALDPLENVRMRRIPGGPAPEMVKVAVEEMKSFVESERAED
- a CDS encoding DUF3096 domain-containing protein — translated: MESENENRIVGLLAVLIGILMIIYPQLVGYLVGIFLIIYGVLKIFG